One window of the Benincasa hispida cultivar B227 chromosome 3, ASM972705v1, whole genome shotgun sequence genome contains the following:
- the LOC120073815 gene encoding probable beta-D-xylosidase 6, whose translation MFISWKSIFFFFFFFFFFFFQFCKPSSDLQFPCNLSLHPSYPFCNQSLSITARAQAIVSLLTLQEKIQQLSNNASSIPRLGIPSYQWWSEGLHGIATNGPGVTFDGPISSATTFPQVLVTAASFNRTLWFLIGSAIAVEARAMFNVGQCGLTIWAPNVNIFRDPRWGRGQETPGEDPMVASAYSIEFVRGLQSGNWMRKREIRNGFEENGLLEEDDGMGSLMVSACCKHFTAYDLEKWNNFTRYTFDSVVTEQDLGDTYQPPFRSCIQQGKASCLMCSYNAVNGVPACANPDLLQKVRNDWGLKGYITSDCDAVATVFEYQKYADTREDAIADVLKAGLDINCGTFMLRNTKSAIDQGKVKEEELDSALLNLFSVQIRLGLFDGNPREGKFGELGAQNVCTAQHKTLALEAARQGIVLLKNENRFLPLDKNAIPSLTVIGSLANDSSKLLGGYVGVPCSPMSLVEGFQEYVETIFFASGCLDVPCASDNGFDEAILIAKKADFVIVVAGLDASQETEDLDRVSLLLPGKQMNLVSSVASVSKKPIILVLIGGGPLDISFAKKDSRVASILWIGNPGEAGGKALSEVIFGDYNPGGRLPVTWYPQSFTNVPMNDMHMRADPSRGYPGRTYRFYTGDRVYGFGEGLSYTSFKYKLLSAPKKLRLLGKIEKSRRRIIPQIGDGVNMSFMEVEEVESCDLLRFQVKLSVTNIGDFDGSHVVMLFSEFPKVLRGTPQRQLIGFDRLHVKRQQSVQSSILVDPCNHVSLADEYGKRVIPLGDHIISLGDLEHIISIQV comes from the exons ATGTTCATTTCATGGaaatcaatcttcttcttcttcttcttcttcttcttcttctttttccaattCTGCAAACCATCCTCAGACCTCCAGTTTCCATGTAATCTATCTCTCCATCCTTCTTATCCCTTCTGCAACCAATCCCTCTCCATCACAGCCAGAGCTCAGGCCATAGTCTCTTTGCTCACTCTTCAAGAGAAGATCCAACAGCTCTCAAACAACGCCTCTAGCATTCCTCGTTTGGGTATTCCTTCCTACCAGTGGTGGTCCGAGGGCCTCCATGGCATAGCCACCAACGGCCCTGGTGTCACCTTCGACGGCCCCATATCTTCGGCCACCACCTTCCCGCAAGTCCTCGTAACGGCTGCATCTTTTAATAGAACTCTCTGGTTCTTAATTGGGTCCGCGATCGCAGTCGAGGCTAGAGCAATGTTCAATGTTGGGCAATGTGGGTTAACAATTTGGGCCCCTAATGTCAACATTTTTAGGGACCCCAGATGGGGAAGAGGCCAGGAGACTCCAGGTGAAGATCCCATGGTTGCTTCGGCTTATTCGATTGAGTTTGTTAGAGGTCTTCAGAGCGGGAATTGGATGAGAAAGCGTGAAATTCGAAATGGGTTTGAAGAAAATGGGCTATTGGAAGAAGATGATGGGATGGGAAGTTTAATGGTCTCTGCTTGTTGCAAGCATTTCACTGCTTACGACTTGGAGAAATGGAATAATTTCACTAGGTACACCTTCGATTCTGTG GTAACAGAGCAAGATCTTGGCGATACATATCAGCCACCTTTCAGAAGTTGTATTCAACAAGGAAAGGCTAGCTGCTTGATGTGTTCTTACAATGCGGTTAATGGGGTGCCTGCATGTGCAAACCCCGATCTTTTGCAGAAAGTTCGAAATGATTGGGGACTGAAAGG GTATATCACCTCGGACTGTGATGCAGTAGCAACAGTTTTTGAATATCAAAAGTACGCCGACACTCGTGAGGATGCTATAGCTGATGTTCTCAAAGCCG GACTGGATATTAACTGTGGTACATTCATGCTTCGGAATACTAAATCTGCGATTGATCAAGGGAAGGTGAAAGAAGAAGAGTTAGATAGTGCTCTCCTTAATCTATTTTCGGTTCAAATCCGTCTCGGACTCTTTGATGGGAATCCAAGAGAGGGGAAGTTTGGGGAGCTGGGAGCACAAAATGTTTGCACTGCACAACACAAAACTCTGGCTCTAGAAGCTGCAAGGCAAGGAATTGTGCTGTTGAAGAATGAAAACAGATTTCTTCCGTTGGACAAGAATGCCATTCCTTCCTTAACTGTTATTGGATCTTTGGCTAATGATTCAAGCAAATTGCTTGGAGGTTACGTAG GAGTTCCCTGCAGCCCAATGAGCCTTGTTGAGGGATTTCAAGAATATGTTGAGACGATATTCTTTGCATCCGGTTGCCTTGATGTGCCATGTGCTTCAGATAATGGATTTGACGAAGCAATTCTTATAGCCAAAAAAGCTGATTTTGTTATTGTAGTGGCTGGACTCGATGCATCTCAAGAAACTGAAGATCTAGACCGAGTTAGTCTTTTACTACCTGGTAAACAAATGAACCTTGTATCTTCTGTGGCATCGGTGAGTAAGAAACCGATCATCCTCGTGCTCATTGGTGGAGGACCACTCGATATATCTTTTGCTAAGAAAGACTCAAGAGTTGCAAGTATTCTTTGGATCGGGAATCCTGGGGAAGCTGGTGGAAAAGCTCTTTCTGAAGTCATATTTGGAGACTATAACCCAG GTGGAAGGTTACCCGTAACATGGTATCCACAATCATTCACCAACGTTCCTATGAATGATATGCACATGAGAGCCGACCCATCTCGTGGTTACCCCGGAAGAACATATCGATTTTACACCGGAGATAGAGTCTACGGATTTGGGGAAGGCTTGAGTTACACAAGTTTCAAGTATAAGTTGTTATCAGCACCAAAGAAGCTGagacttttggggaaaattgAGAAGTCTAGAAGAAGAATAATACCTCAAATAGGAGATGGAGTGAATATGAGTTTTATGGAAGTCGAGGAAGTAGAATCATGTGATTTGCTGAGATTTCAAGTTAAGTTATCAGTGACCAACATTGGTGACTTTGATGGCAGCCATGTGGTGATGCTGTTCTCTGAGTTTCCAAAGGTCTTGAGAGGCACTCCTCAACGGCAGCTGATTGGCTTTGATCGCTTGCATGTGAAGAGGCAGCAATCAGTTCAAAGCAGCATATTGGTGGATCCTTGTAACCATGTTAGTTTGGCAGATGAATATGGAAAAAGAGTGATTCCTCTTGGTGATCATATAATAAGCTTGGGAGATTTAGAGCATATTATTTCAATTCAGGTATAA